The proteins below come from a single Chthoniobacterales bacterium genomic window:
- a CDS encoding energy transducer TonB yields the protein MALFISSWTKKLISPFPRVLIVLILAGMVFAPARQAEANKPRVYNLIVKEVEPVDLLIRERYGSKYDVVEFREDKTYVWARLTKSRYPNPVYDDNNEEVVGSVRVCFIVTTDGRLVDPFIVRSADRRLEGPVLNVLKEYRAIPARLNGAPVATVETMKFTFGPPPRRRIDYFR from the coding sequence ATGGCGCTCTTTATTTCCTCCTGGACAAAAAAGCTGATCTCGCCATTTCCGCGCGTTCTTATCGTTTTGATTCTCGCCGGAATGGTCTTCGCCCCGGCCCGTCAGGCCGAGGCAAACAAGCCGCGGGTTTACAACCTCATCGTCAAGGAAGTCGAGCCGGTCGATCTGCTGATTCGGGAGCGCTACGGGAGTAAGTACGACGTTGTCGAATTTCGCGAGGACAAGACCTACGTCTGGGCGAGACTAACGAAGTCGCGATATCCGAACCCCGTTTATGACGATAACAACGAAGAGGTCGTGGGTTCCGTCCGGGTTTGTTTCATCGTGACCACCGATGGGCGCCTGGTCGATCCGTTCATCGTCCGATCCGCGGATCGGCGGCTGGAGGGTCCGGTGCTGAATGTCCTCAAGGAATACCGGGCGATTCCCGCGCGGTTAAACGGCGCTCCCGTCGCCACGGTCGAAACGATGAAATTCACCTTCGGCCCGCCCCCCCGCCGCCGGATCGATTACTTCCGGTAG
- a CDS encoding IS1595 family transposase, translating into MTTKTNSIPETLTGAIRYFSDAETCHNFLTEMRWPEGVSCPRCGSADISKLMLPRRIWNCRGCKKQFSVKVGTIFEDSPLGLDKWLPATWLIVNAKNGISSCELHRSLGVTQKTAWFMLHRIRLAMQDGFCGGKMNGTCEADETYIGAKARYMHKNRRTKVGDAGIAKTAVQGILQRTQGDKPSQVICKVVKTTRRPELCGNVRQHVKQGATVCTDALMSYDDLHKDYDRQIIDHMECYAKGLVHTNGLENFWSLLKRGLKGTYVNVEPFHLFRYLDEQVFRFNARKLTDKMRFLATIGKFAGKRLTYAKLIDLGGGDSLPIPQT; encoded by the coding sequence ATGACTACAAAAACTAATTCGATTCCCGAGACTTTGACGGGCGCAATTCGCTACTTCTCGGACGCTGAAACCTGCCACAATTTTCTTACTGAGATGCGGTGGCCTGAAGGTGTCTCGTGCCCTCGTTGCGGTTCGGCTGACATTAGCAAGTTGATGCTGCCCCGCCGCATCTGGAATTGTCGCGGCTGCAAGAAGCAATTCAGCGTCAAAGTCGGAACGATCTTTGAAGATTCCCCTTTGGGTTTGGACAAATGGTTGCCCGCTACTTGGCTGATTGTGAACGCCAAGAATGGCATTAGCTCGTGCGAGCTTCACCGCTCGCTTGGTGTCACTCAGAAAACCGCGTGGTTCATGCTCCACCGCATCCGACTGGCGATGCAAGACGGCTTCTGTGGCGGCAAGATGAACGGGACTTGTGAAGCAGACGAAACCTACATCGGCGCAAAAGCTCGTTACATGCACAAGAATCGCCGCACGAAAGTTGGAGACGCGGGAATCGCTAAGACTGCCGTGCAAGGCATTCTGCAACGCACGCAGGGCGACAAGCCCTCGCAGGTCATTTGCAAGGTGGTTAAGACTACGCGACGGCCTGAGCTTTGCGGGAATGTCCGCCAGCACGTCAAACAAGGCGCTACGGTCTGCACGGATGCCCTCATGTCTTACGACGATCTGCACAAGGATTACGACCGCCAGATCATTGACCACATGGAGTGCTACGCAAAAGGCTTGGTTCACACAAACGGGCTGGAAAACTTCTGGTCGCTGCTCAAGCGCGGCCTGAAGGGCACCTATGTTAACGTCGAGCCTTTTCATCTGTTCCGGTATCTGGACGAACAAGTTTTCAGATTCAATGCGCGCAAGCTCACCGACAAAATGCGATTCCTCGCCACAATCGGGAAGTTCGCAGGCAAGCGGTTGACGTATGCGAAGCTCATTGATCTTGGGGGCGGTGATTCCCTTCCGATTCCACAAACCTAG
- a CDS encoding VOC family protein, producing the protein MKRLWTIIGVRDVSTSARWYEEILACSKKQAHAGWAQVVDRDGTVLLCLHQWGEHEHPTLASPEVATPGNGLLLFFRVGDFDAARQRARALVARFEEEPRQNPNTSTMEFSVRDPDGYFVTISAE; encoded by the coding sequence ATGAAACGACTTTGGACCATCATTGGCGTGCGGGATGTATCAACGAGTGCGCGCTGGTACGAAGAAATTCTCGCCTGCTCAAAAAAGCAGGCCCACGCCGGCTGGGCTCAAGTGGTGGATCGCGACGGGACCGTGCTGCTTTGTCTGCATCAGTGGGGCGAGCACGAACATCCGACGCTGGCGAGCCCCGAGGTCGCGACTCCCGGGAACGGGTTGTTGCTCTTCTTCCGAGTCGGCGATTTCGACGCCGCCCGGCAAAGGGCCCGGGCGCTTGTGGCCCGCTTTGAGGAGGAGCCACGCCAGAATCCTAACACGAGCACCATGGAATTTTCGGTTCGCGACCCGGACGGCTACTTCGTCACGATTAGTGCGGAGTGA
- a CDS encoding HXXEE domain-containing protein — MPLTLLAWSLTVAALIHIFEEFVFPGGFKEWWTAYRPDIRASVTDRYLVIINMVLVLFSANVALAVRSPRGNGVAAWLALAALLAENAVFHIVGAIQTRRYSPGMISGILLYIPLAIYGYIFFLRSGRASGTVALIAAAVGSSYYFISLANHKRRAAFERKKKNEV; from the coding sequence ATGCCCCTGACGTTGCTTGCGTGGTCGCTCACTGTGGCTGCGCTCATTCACATTTTTGAGGAGTTCGTTTTTCCGGGTGGGTTTAAGGAATGGTGGACAGCATATCGGCCCGACATCAGGGCGAGCGTGACCGACCGGTACCTGGTCATCATCAATATGGTCCTGGTCCTTTTCAGCGCGAACGTTGCTTTGGCCGTGCGGTCGCCCAGAGGCAACGGAGTGGCAGCGTGGCTGGCGCTGGCGGCTCTTCTCGCCGAGAATGCGGTCTTCCACATCGTCGGGGCCATCCAGACCAGGCGTTATTCGCCCGGGATGATTTCGGGAATTCTTCTCTACATTCCCCTGGCGATATACGGCTACATCTTCTTTCTGCGCAGTGGCCGGGCTTCAGGAACTGTTGCGTTGATCGCCGCAGCCGTGGGAAGCTCCTACTATTTCATCTCGCTCGCCAATCATAAGCGTCGTGCGGCGTTCGAAAGGAAGAAGAAGAATGAAGTATGA
- a CDS encoding PDZ domain-containing protein has translation MKYEFAATRSSHGLKAGRLHCLLLFLCLLVLAQSAGAEQKLGFVTQVEGEGFFLNPIVTKIVVTEVTKGSLAEAAGMKVGDQIIQIEGQNIAGKRATELRPFMKLNPGETRKLRLRHTDGTEADARITKPKE, from the coding sequence ATGAAGTATGAATTTGCAGCGACGCGCTCTTCCCACGGCCTGAAGGCAGGCCGTCTCCATTGTCTCTTGCTCTTCCTCTGTTTACTTGTCCTCGCGCAGAGCGCCGGCGCTGAGCAGAAACTCGGGTTCGTCACCCAGGTCGAGGGTGAAGGGTTTTTTCTTAATCCAATCGTCACCAAGATTGTGGTGACGGAGGTGACCAAGGGTTCATTGGCCGAGGCGGCTGGGATGAAGGTCGGGGATCAGATCATTCAGATCGAGGGCCAGAACATCGCGGGAAAGCGTGCGACAGAGCTGCGACCGTTTATGAAATTGAATCCGGGCGAGACCCGCAAATTACGGCTCCGGCATACGGATGGAACAGAAGCCGATGCTCGAATAACAAAGCCAAAAGAATGA
- a CDS encoding class I SAM-dependent methyltransferase, whose product MDRKQHWTEVYQQKAPDDVSWYQPRPELSLGLIRATGADKDAGVIDVGGGASTLIDCLLEDGYSSLAVFDISAPALSHARVRLGERAAAVEWFEGDVTSFEPPHRFAVWHDRALFHFLTEPGERRAYVSTLQRTLQPGGHVIIATFALDGPPKCSGLPVMRHDEASIEAELGASFVLRESRRETHTTPWQTEQRFLYLRFQQV is encoded by the coding sequence ATGGATCGCAAGCAGCACTGGACGGAAGTCTATCAACAAAAAGCGCCCGACGACGTCAGTTGGTATCAACCGCGTCCCGAGCTCTCGCTGGGGCTGATCCGGGCGACCGGTGCGGACAAGGACGCGGGAGTCATCGATGTTGGCGGGGGCGCTTCGACGCTTATCGATTGCCTGCTTGAGGACGGTTACTCGTCGCTGGCCGTTTTCGACATTTCCGCCCCGGCCCTCAGTCATGCGCGTGTCCGGCTCGGCGAACGCGCGGCGGCAGTGGAATGGTTCGAGGGCGATGTGACTTCTTTCGAGCCGCCTCATCGTTTCGCGGTTTGGCACGATCGCGCCCTGTTCCATTTCCTCACCGAACCCGGCGAACGGCGCGCCTACGTTTCAACGCTTCAGCGAACCTTGCAGCCGGGCGGGCATGTGATCATCGCGACTTTCGCGCTGGACGGACCGCCGAAGTGCAGCGGCCTCCCAGTGATGCGGCACGACGAGGCCTCGATCGAAGCGGAGCTCGGGGCCAGTTTTGTCCTGCGCGAATCCCGCCGGGAAACGCATACCACGCCCTGGCAGACGGAGCAGCGGTTCCTCTATCTTCGATTCCAGCAGGTGTGA
- a CDS encoding YdeI/OmpD-associated family protein, translated as MSKTVSKIRFKAKLFRPAGTEKGQSKIPPWTFLILPKEASAKLRSRGMTPVEGTINGFPFQAEVEPDGEKSHWLKVTREMLEAAKADAGDVVTMEIGPPAEEPEAKVPADLRKALAGAPKAKALWSAITVSARRDWIHWILSAKQRETRARRVKNACSMLAGGKKRVCCFDRSGFYSKSMSAPEAAP; from the coding sequence ATGAGCAAGACGGTTTCTAAGATTCGTTTCAAAGCGAAACTGTTTCGGCCGGCCGGAACGGAAAAGGGCCAATCGAAAATCCCCCCCTGGACATTTCTCATTTTACCGAAGGAGGCGAGCGCGAAGCTGCGGTCGCGGGGGATGACGCCGGTGGAAGGCACGATCAATGGTTTTCCGTTTCAGGCCGAGGTAGAGCCGGACGGCGAAAAGAGTCATTGGCTCAAGGTGACCCGGGAAATGCTCGAGGCGGCGAAGGCTGACGCGGGCGACGTTGTCACGATGGAGATCGGGCCGCCGGCCGAGGAACCGGAGGCGAAGGTGCCGGCGGATTTGCGAAAGGCGCTCGCGGGCGCGCCGAAAGCAAAGGCTTTGTGGTCGGCGATCACAGTTAGCGCGCGGAGAGATTGGATTCATTGGATCCTTTCCGCCAAGCAGCGGGAAACGCGCGCGCGCCGGGTGAAGAATGCGTGCTCGATGCTCGCGGGCGGGAAGAAACGCGTTTGTTGTTTCGATCGATCGGGGTTTTACAGCAAAAGCATGAGCGCTCCCGAGGCGGCCCCGTAG